One genomic region from Argentina anserina chromosome 2, drPotAnse1.1, whole genome shotgun sequence encodes:
- the LOC126784791 gene encoding citrate-binding protein-like, whose translation MNSFYCKLLCFLILSFFEGHYLSSADPTDGFTLVPLTEDNFKLQKPYNEPLHDRYSYKDGVRSFWIYNNDKPYSADSPTRPRSELRISGHDYSSGIWQFEGYAYVPSGTSGVTIVQIHGASEGATTLQLRMYEGDGGDLRYYRYNLVDTDLYDKWFRVNIIHNVDKGKVIVFIDGVKKFVVKDQGPGDLYFKCGVYAAPFNSSNYMESRWKEIKLYKK comes from the exons ATGAATTCCTTTTACTGCAAATTGTTGTGTTTCCTCATTCTGAGCTTCTTTGAAGGCCACTATCTTTCTAGTGCTGATCCAACTGATGGCTTCACCCTTGTGCCATTAACAGAAGACAACTTTAAGCTGCAAAAACCATATAATGAACCTCTTCATGATCGTTATAGTTACAAAGATGGAGTCCGAAGTTTCTGGATCTACAACAATGACAAGCCCTACAGCGCAGATAGCCCAACCAGACCACGGTCAGAACTACGCATATCG GGACATGACTACTCGTCTGGGATCTGGCAATTTGAAGGCTATGCGTATGTGCCAAGTGGTACTTCTGGGGTTACGATAGTGCAAATTCATGGTGCAAGTGAGGGAGCTACAACCCTACAATTAAGGATGTATGAAGGAGATGGTGGAGATCTCAGATACTATAGATACAACTTAGTTGATACTGATCTCTATGATAAGTGGTTTAGAGTAAACATAATCCACAATGTTGACAAAGGGAAGGTCATAGTTTTTATTGACGGTGTTAAGAAGTTTGTGGTGAAAGATCAGGGACCGGGAGACCTCTACTTCAAATGTGGTGTGTATGCTGCACCATTTAATTCCAGTAACTACATGGAATCAAGGTGGAAGGAGATCAAACTTTATAAAAAATGA